In Mercenaria mercenaria strain notata chromosome 13, MADL_Memer_1, whole genome shotgun sequence, a single window of DNA contains:
- the LOC123528450 gene encoding heat shock 70 kDa protein 12B-like translates to MSATEVDFGPSPDGDNSVDTVDRVSDDSDGDNTVDTVDCDNEVTPRLVIAIDFGTYACGIALQWRSDYENTNCLESIKVPTKWSSTGFCTRKTPSCILLKPDKSVAEFGYKADFQFSKNESIPERRRPKDWKDWYFFRYFKMRLYSGEEQLTVDTPMEAANDKHLPMVEVLSKTIGFLKDEAINMLKEDGVVYPEEETKWVITVPAIWNDPAKHVMHEAAEMAGIMGKNLSIALEPECAAIYCTTLPLDKMDVASNTKKTTNIAAPGQTLMVVDMGGGTVDITTVKINEDKTMKQVYKSCGGPWGGTRVNEKFEMFLRDLIGQETIRTFVEKHAIDYYDLRMDFESRKREMKSSDDQIPIKLPDSLRQLWERAEDKEIDDILEGKENFGNIEFMSGRLFLDASIIQKFFQETIDGLQKFLKEDVFSENPNVTVDSLILVGGFAESSYVVHCLRESLKARNIPVVRPQLPELAVLNGAVLFGQNEKIVVSRVMRHTYGVAMTMDFVPEKHREDERYQLGRQLMANNVFRKHVTVGQTVKISEWVSCKEYYPESEKETKTTVYIFTSDSEDPVHTTDKGCTYIGQVDVEFGRGSVPMKKKAVTVEFKFGGTELKVRALTTTGNRTHVRYLKVQ, encoded by the exons ATGTCTGCTACAGAAGTCGACTTCGGACCTAGTCCAGATGGGGACAACTCTGTAGATACTGTTGACCGTGTAAGTGATGATTCGGATGGGGACAACACTGTAGATACTGTTGACTGT GACAATGAAGTGACACCACGGCTAGTCATTGCCATAGACTTTGGAACCTATGCCTGTGGAATCGCCTTGCAGTGGAGATCCGACTATGAGAATACCAACTGTTTGGAAAGTATTAAGGTACCAACCAAATGGTCATCGACGGGATTTTGCACCAGGAAGACACCGTCTTGCATTTTGCTGAAGCCTGACAAAAGTGTAGCAGAATTTGGTTACAAGGCAGATTTCCAGTTTAGCAAAAATGAATCGATTCCTGAAAGAAGACGTCCAAAAGACTGGAAAGACTGGTATTTCTTCAGATATTTTAAGATGCGACTCTACAGCGgagag GAACAACTGACAGTTGATACGCCAATGGAAGCTGCAAACGACAAACATTTGCCAATGGTAGAAGTTCTGTCTAAAACAATTGGCTTTCTAAAAGACGAAGCTATCAACATGCTGAAAGAGGACGGTGTCGTGTACCCGGAAGAGGAAACTAAATGGGTCATAACTGTTCCCGCCATTTGGAATGATCCCGCGAAACATGTGATGCACGAGGCAGCAGAAATG GCTGGTATCATGGGAAAAAACTTATCTATTGCACTAGAACCAGAATGTGCCGCGATTTATTGTACAACGCTTCCACTTGATAAAATGGATGTCGCAAGTAATACCAAAAAGACGACAAACATTGCTGCTCCTGGTCAAACACTAATGGTCGTGGATATGGGAG gcGGAACAGTTGATATAACTACGGTAAAAATCAACGAAGACAAGACTATGAAGCAAGTTTACAAATCATGCGGAGGACCTTGGGGTGGAACGAGGGTCAATGAAAAATTCGAAATGTTCCTTAGAGACCTGATTGGGCAAGAGACAATAAGGACTTTTGTAGAGAAGCATGCAATCGACTATTACGACCTACGAATGGACTTCGAAAGTAGAAAGAGAGAG ATGAAAAGTTCGGATGACCAAATACCAATTAAACTGCCAGATTCACTCCGGCAATTATGGGAACGTGCAGAAGACAAAGAAATTGATGATATACTTGAAGGCAAAGAAAACTTCGGTAATATTGAATTCATGTCAGGTCGGCTTTTCTTGGATGCATCGATAATTCAGAAGTTTTTTCAAGAGACAATCGATGGTCTTCAAAAATTCTTGAAAGAAGACGTATTTTCTGAAAATCCTAACGTTACAGTTGACTCTCTCATTTTGGTTGGAGGCTTTGCGGAATCAAGTTACGTGGTTCATTGCTTAAGAGAGAGTCTAAAAGCACGTAATATTCCTGTTGTAAGGCCACAATTACCTGAGCTTGCGGTATTGAATGGCGCTGTGCTTTTCggtcaaaatgaaaaaattgtcGTTTCTAGAGTTATGCGTCATACCTATGGAGTTGCAATGACAATGGACTTTGTTCCAGAAAAACACAGAGAAGATGAGAGATATCAGCTCGGACGACAGCTGATGGcaaataatgttttcagaaaacaTGTTACTGTAGGGCAAACTGTCAAAATTAGCGAATGGGTCTCATGCAAGGAATATTACCCTGaaagtgaaaaagaaacaaaaactacgGTATACATTTTCACCTCTGACTCGGAAGATCCAGTTCATACAACAGACAAAGGATGCACATATATTGGCCAAGTTGATGTAGAATTTGGACGGGGAAGCGTGCCAATGAAAAAGAAGGCTGTTACGGTGGAATTTAAGTTCGGAGGCACCGAACTGAAAGTTAGAGCCCTTACAACAACTGGTAACAGAACACATGTCAGATATCTGAAAGTCCAATAG